Part of the Methanobacterium paludis genome is shown below.
GGCAAGAAAAAGAAATAAAGGTTAATTTTTTATGATATCATCCTTCATGTATGGACTACATGTACCTGATCAATTTACTCAATTTCTACTCGTTTTATTTATCCGATTTTTTTGAAATTAATTAATGAAATAGGGGTTGAAAAATTTACTTCGTTAAACCTTGATATAACGCAGTAAAATCTTTATCAATATTCAAATCAGGTAAAAATCAAAAAATTAAGAAAAGCTCATTTTTTAATCATCACATATACATGTACATAATGATGTTACAGTGTTTATCCATTGAATGAGGGTGTCTGTTTATTGGTGAGATATCACCCCGTGCAAAAAGCCGGAAAAAAATTAGAATGAGTAACTATAATTAAAGTTTGAAAGAGAATGCCTGCTAAACGCATTTTTATAGGCCATATAAAATTGTGTAAATGTCATAGCACTTGAAAGAGTTCAACTTATATTTACAGGAACTGAAATTAGTTCAAACTATGACATTAACTGGAATTTTCGCTTTTCTAACTACTCTCTCGGTGGTACTGCCCAGTAAAAATCTTTCCAGTCCATGTTTACCTGATTTTCCAATTATTATTTGATCTACACCTTCTTCTTCAGCTGTTTCTAAAATAACATCTGATGGCTTACCTTGTTTAAGCATAGTTATCAGGTTAATGTTTTTACAGTTACCTGCACATTTTTCGTCTTCAATCTTCTTTTTGAATTTTTCTACAGCTTCTTTTCCTTCTTCTCGTAATTGTTCATCCAGTTTTTCCCTTAAATCTCTTTGCGGTAGAGGGTTCAAATAATCCGTGTCAATTACATTTAAAACAATGATATCTGCACCATTTAAATTTGCAGTGGAAACAGCATATTCTCCAGCTTTTTTGGATGATTCTGAACCATCTGTAGGTAACAATATTCTTGTATTCATTTTGAGATTCCTCCCAACAAATCTGTTCTGCATTTAAAATATTTTTGGATTGAAATTTTCGTAAAAAAAAAATAATGAGGTTAAATTTGCAGATTTAATGAGTTACTGCAAATCCTCTTCGAATTTTAAATTTATATTTTTGGCTTTATCCTAGGAATGGTATTCCGATTGTGAGTATTACAGCTATGCTCACTATGATTCCTATTATGACCATAGGTAGTCCTGCTTTGAATATTTCCTTGACGTTGACGT
Proteins encoded:
- a CDS encoding universal stress protein, whose product is MNTRILLPTDGSESSKKAGEYAVSTANLNGADIIVLNVIDTDYLNPLPQRDLREKLDEQLREEGKEAVEKFKKKIEDEKCAGNCKNINLITMLKQGKPSDVILETAEEEGVDQIIIGKSGKHGLERFLLGSTTERVVRKAKIPVNVIV